A genomic window from Sporosarcina sp. Marseille-Q4063 includes:
- a CDS encoding transposase — protein sequence MNEIFVKSLSELIVKENLESYKDLYETTVVDSKTDPYYKEALNLYNSISEEKRVVLMNIIEQTMVDTISSMLGIIDGSIPLDDDDDSIEPKLLLNSVDTEGELQDQFLEFIEGKESGI from the coding sequence ATGAATGAAATTTTTGTGAAGTCGCTTTCTGAGTTAATAGTTAAAGAAAATCTTGAAAGCTATAAAGACTTATATGAAACGACAGTAGTAGATTCAAAAACTGACCCATACTATAAAGAAGCTCTTAATCTCTACAACAGTATATCTGAGGAAAAAAGAGTGGTTTTAATGAATATAATAGAGCAAACAATGGTTGATACTATTTCATCAATGTTAGGAATCATTGATGGAAGCATCCCCTTAGATGATGATGATGATTCTATTGAACCTAAACTGCTCTTGAATTCTGTTGACACAGAAGGAGAACTACAAGATCAATTTCTTGAATTTATAGAAGGGAAAGAAAGCGGTATATAA
- a CDS encoding MBL fold metallo-hydrolase, translated as MNVKDPIRLNERIFLIDGFDLGVPERTGTYVIAEEELTLVDTGPSPSVKHVKKGLETLGFSLDQVKYIIVTHIHLDHAGGAGLLLEDCPNAKVVVHPRGARHLADPTRLVAGAKMVYGERFSELFDPVVAIPEERLLIKGDGDTLEIGPTCTLKFLDTPGHAKHHFSIYDPISNGMFTGDTVGIRYEQLIRDGVDLFLPSTSPNQFDPDAMRQEIDRMLGLELNYIYFGHYGMTNNPNTALLQVGDWLDTFMKEAQSIVDEQESHEILAERLLDRVRDYLRKNNILDDHEVYGLIELDMQVSAMGLLDYLVK; from the coding sequence ATGAATGTAAAAGATCCAATTCGTTTAAACGAAAGAATCTTTTTGATTGATGGTTTTGATTTAGGCGTACCGGAACGGACGGGAACTTATGTAATCGCTGAAGAAGAGTTGACATTAGTTGACACAGGGCCGAGCCCATCTGTGAAGCATGTGAAAAAGGGGTTAGAAACACTTGGATTTTCGTTGGATCAAGTGAAATACATTATCGTGACGCACATCCATCTCGATCACGCAGGCGGTGCCGGCTTGCTTCTTGAGGATTGCCCGAATGCTAAGGTTGTTGTCCACCCAAGAGGTGCAAGGCACTTGGCGGATCCTACTAGATTGGTAGCAGGTGCAAAAATGGTATACGGGGAAAGGTTTTCGGAACTATTCGATCCAGTCGTCGCAATCCCCGAAGAGCGACTGCTAATTAAAGGTGATGGTGATACGTTGGAAATTGGTCCTACATGTACATTGAAGTTTTTGGATACTCCGGGACATGCCAAACATCATTTTAGTATTTATGACCCGATTAGCAATGGCATGTTTACTGGAGATACTGTCGGGATTCGTTACGAACAATTGATCCGCGATGGTGTCGATTTGTTTTTACCTTCCACTTCGCCAAATCAATTTGATCCAGATGCAATGCGACAGGAGATTGATCGGATGCTCGGGTTGGAGCTTAATTATATTTATTTCGGCCATTACGGCATGACGAATAATCCGAATACCGCTCTTTTGCAAGTAGGGGACTGGCTCGATACTTTTATGAAGGAAGCTCAGTCTATAGTTGATGAGCAGGAAAGTCATGAAATACTTGCCGAGCGATTATTGGACAGAGTCCGAGATTATCTAAGAAAAAATAATATACTTGATGACCATGAGGTTTATGGTTTGATTGAACTTGATATGCAAGTGAGTGCAATGGGATTACTTGATTATTTAGTGAAATAA
- a CDS encoding GNAT family N-acetyltransferase produces MSKVSLVPHNKIYAKSMSALSSSPQVKAALGLTNDQTSLEGTIGFIEFIREQERLGKQYSRAILNETENLIGVITLKDIDNINKTSHIGTWIGNQYWGQGYNLLAKREILYKAFTELNLDYVFAGAKTSNIRSMKSQEKLPFMRIEVQKEFPDEHRKLESEVNASCILNVVEKDMFLKWILQTE; encoded by the coding sequence TTGTCCAAAGTTTCATTAGTTCCACATAATAAAATTTATGCAAAATCAATGTCAGCACTTTCGTCATCACCTCAAGTAAAGGCTGCGTTGGGACTTACCAATGACCAAACTTCTCTTGAAGGAACTATTGGTTTTATCGAGTTTATTCGGGAACAAGAAAGACTAGGAAAGCAATATTCAAGAGCCATCCTTAATGAAACCGAAAATTTAATCGGGGTAATAACACTAAAAGACATTGATAACATCAATAAAACTAGTCATATCGGTACTTGGATAGGGAATCAATATTGGGGGCAAGGCTATAATTTATTAGCAAAAAGGGAAATCTTATATAAAGCATTTACAGAATTAAATTTGGATTATGTATTCGCTGGAGCCAAAACTTCTAATATACGATCTATGAAATCCCAAGAGAAGTTACCTTTTATGCGGATCGAAGTCCAAAAAGAGTTTCCAGATGAACATAGGAAATTAGAGTCCGAAGTTAATGCCTCTTGTATATTAAACGTGGTAGAAAAAGATATGTTTTTAAAATGGATTTTACAAACAGAATAG
- a CDS encoding S66 peptidase family protein, translated as MESLKKGDVIGIFTPSSPATVTAKQRFKRAKSFLEAKGFVLMEGKLTGRSDGYRSGSPKERAEELNELLRNPNVKMIMSTIGGTNSNSMLPYIDYEAFKRNPKLVVGYSDATAILLALYAKTGITTYYGPALVPSFGEFEPLVNATYRYFEQYFMQGNELPYEVPIPPFWSDELVNWLEKTTEKKLYKNEWITGHSGIAEGRLIGGNVNAMCGFIGSPYFPTIEQGDILLIEDCMKNASVVEKNFAMLKVQGIFDKVAGIILGKHEQYDDLGTGKQPLDLLIEQLDGLNIPILAEFDTCHTHPMHPLAIGKKVKLDAGRKKVLCTENWLDIFTGIKS; from the coding sequence ATGGAATCATTAAAAAAGGGAGATGTAATTGGTATATTTACACCATCTTCACCTGCCACAGTTACTGCAAAACAGCGCTTTAAACGGGCTAAATCTTTTTTAGAAGCAAAAGGTTTTGTTCTTATGGAAGGAAAATTGACAGGACGGTCGGATGGATATCGTTCAGGATCACCCAAGGAGCGTGCAGAGGAGTTAAATGAGCTACTAAGAAACCCGAACGTAAAGATGATAATGTCCACTATTGGTGGAACGAACTCCAATAGCATGTTGCCATATATCGATTATGAAGCATTTAAGCGGAATCCAAAGTTAGTTGTTGGATATTCGGACGCAACAGCTATCTTACTCGCTCTTTATGCAAAAACAGGTATTACAACATATTATGGTCCTGCTTTAGTTCCTTCATTTGGTGAATTTGAGCCTTTAGTAAATGCTACATATCGTTATTTTGAACAATATTTCATGCAAGGGAACGAGCTACCTTATGAAGTACCAATTCCTCCATTTTGGTCAGATGAGCTAGTAAATTGGCTAGAAAAAACGACAGAGAAAAAACTTTACAAAAATGAATGGATTACTGGCCATAGTGGCATTGCAGAAGGAAGACTAATAGGTGGTAATGTGAATGCTATGTGTGGATTTATTGGTTCACCTTATTTCCCTACAATCGAGCAAGGAGATATTCTATTAATTGAAGATTGCATGAAAAACGCCTCAGTTGTTGAAAAAAACTTTGCCATGTTAAAAGTACAAGGCATTTTTGATAAAGTTGCTGGTATTATCTTGGGAAAACATGAACAATATGATGATTTAGGTACGGGCAAACAGCCATTAGACTTATTGATAGAGCAATTAGATGGATTAAACATACCGATTTTAGCTGAATTTGATACGTGCCATACCCATCCAATGCATCCGCTAGCTATTGGCAAGAAAGTGAAGTTAGATGCTGGAAGAAAAAAAGTGCTTTGTACGGAAAACTGGTTAGATATCTTTACAGGAATAAAAAGCTGA
- a CDS encoding DUF4030 domain-containing protein, with translation MNFSDEQFRELEEQLKVTDKSKDQLRSKILHNAYKKNKRNLKHYGWVAIACMLFIITSPFYSSTMASIAGKILPISITPSFSDGQHNPDLTSQLFELVEKEGYTVNFVGITPSPYTIEVSLILKDSTLKQAIDDLEPKLTNYLFENGYDKYDLKVSKATEAPQEYPGDETSGLYDKVREIVKEVFASYGYDEEADYELAGLEQSWFSNRVTIDMPDHIQESTEIIADIEKEIKSQNLDVKDIEVNTFNFEHRRQDNRWAYLSSDIYDAMAGKSTYQLTGLSYKVRKGHSYVSIKTDLDNPPSEEIIQEIKLAIQGYLALPETQEQIKNDNYTIQLLLKNEKSFVKITN, from the coding sequence ATGAACTTCTCGGATGAACAATTTAGGGAATTAGAAGAACAACTAAAGGTAACAGACAAATCGAAAGACCAACTTAGAAGTAAAATTTTGCATAATGCTTATAAAAAGAATAAGCGTAATTTAAAACATTACGGTTGGGTTGCTATAGCGTGTATGCTATTTATCATCACTTCGCCGTTCTACTCATCGACAATGGCAAGTATCGCAGGAAAAATTTTACCGATTTCTATCACTCCTAGTTTTTCAGATGGTCAGCATAATCCCGATTTAACATCTCAACTCTTTGAATTAGTCGAAAAGGAAGGCTACACTGTTAACTTTGTAGGGATAACACCATCTCCATATACAATTGAAGTTTCACTAATTTTGAAAGACTCTACATTAAAACAAGCAATAGATGACCTTGAACCAAAGTTAACTAATTATCTATTTGAAAATGGCTATGACAAATATGATTTAAAGGTTTCGAAAGCAACAGAAGCACCTCAAGAGTATCCAGGGGATGAAACAAGCGGACTTTATGACAAGGTACGTGAGATTGTGAAGGAAGTATTCGCATCATATGGATATGATGAAGAAGCAGATTATGAATTAGCAGGCCTTGAACAATCTTGGTTTTCAAATAGAGTCACAATTGATATGCCTGATCATATTCAAGAGTCTACTGAAATTATTGCGGATATCGAAAAAGAAATAAAATCACAAAACTTAGATGTAAAAGATATTGAAGTGAATACTTTCAACTTTGAACATCGACGACAAGATAATCGTTGGGCATATCTTTCATCTGATATATATGATGCAATGGCAGGAAAATCAACTTATCAACTGACAGGACTATCTTATAAAGTGAGGAAAGGGCATTCCTATGTTTCAATTAAAACGGATTTGGATAATCCACCTTCTGAAGAAATAATTCAAGAAATTAAATTAGCAATACAAGGATATTTAGCTTTACCAGAAACACAGGAGCAAATTAAAAATGACAATTATACGATTCAATTATTGTTAAAGAATGAAAAGTCATTTGTTAAAATAACAAACTAA
- a CDS encoding sigma-70 family RNA polymerase sigma factor → MKSNESNFIKRLQSGKEDALDYIVDQYLPLIKSVVQQVLRPIQREELVGECVNDVFLSVWQNAKKFRSGDENGFKNWICAVAKYKAIDYYRKEVKNHEFASEFLENPIQEWMEVDVGDTVNDLLNQLDPIDRKIFIMKYLLGFSSEETAEKLSLSKSAVDNRIYRGKKKLRHNRRVLYEGRI, encoded by the coding sequence ATGAAGTCAAATGAATCCAACTTTATCAAACGTCTCCAATCGGGAAAGGAAGATGCTTTAGACTATATTGTTGATCAGTATTTACCACTCATTAAAAGTGTTGTTCAACAAGTTCTAAGACCCATTCAACGAGAAGAGCTAGTCGGAGAGTGCGTGAATGATGTTTTCCTATCAGTTTGGCAGAACGCCAAGAAGTTTCGCAGTGGTGATGAAAATGGTTTTAAGAACTGGATTTGTGCCGTAGCAAAATACAAGGCTATTGATTATTACCGAAAAGAAGTAAAGAATCATGAATTTGCTTCCGAGTTTTTGGAAAACCCCATTCAGGAATGGATGGAAGTAGATGTGGGAGACACCGTCAATGACCTGCTCAATCAATTAGATCCAATCGATCGAAAGATTTTTATCATGAAATACCTTTTAGGCTTTTCATCCGAGGAAACTGCAGAAAAACTCAGTCTAAGCAAGTCCGCTGTCGACAATCGGATTTACCGCGGGAAAAAGAAGCTTCGCCATAATAGGAGGGTATTATATGAAGGACGTATATGA
- a CDS encoding DUF3888 domain-containing protein — protein MKKSLSILFSFILLLTFSTVKAEAVNTDDLQLHDELILYLMIPIIGKGLEKHYGEHKQYEDEKILEIEKRDGYFDITVQVTTFEGAHNPPNDLVTITFSNYHSTSWRAIDFKSKRLKSNE, from the coding sequence ATGAAAAAAAGTCTTTCAATATTGTTTAGCTTTATACTCTTATTAACCTTTTCAACAGTGAAAGCTGAAGCCGTCAATACCGACGATTTACAATTACACGATGAATTGATTCTTTATTTAATGATTCCAATAATTGGTAAAGGACTCGAAAAACATTACGGAGAACATAAGCAGTACGAAGACGAAAAAATCCTCGAAATCGAGAAACGAGACGGCTATTTTGATATTACTGTGCAGGTCACTACATTTGAAGGTGCTCACAATCCTCCTAATGATTTAGTTACCATTACTTTTAGCAATTATCATTCCACAAGTTGGCGGGCGATTGATTTCAAAAGTAAGAGGTTAAAGTCGAACGAATAG
- a CDS encoding DUF4179 domain-containing protein, producing MKDVYEHLNDIDMNVSQFEEGEVSEAEREKVKMQLKGKIRKQKPVKWRKMAAAASISIGISAASLFGLSYTSFAQEIPLLGNLFQLFSGDGLYGSYVENSESLAIANEDHGINVTMNEVIFDGKALYMTYTIESEMDLGESPKLTGVPTILDSPSMIYSTRHELLKNGENQYVGMTIADLLTEDQVDQVDNGKFEFMIESIVPDSAVGTEAIKGNWAFNFELSATDNIEQIVDVSADSNGVDVTVKKVVYTPMSFLLHYDEELSNDVMQKWDFVRVDIIVKDDLGNVYTNKHNGGYSDSFTQLHHTNTFEKLNPEATKLIVTPVVQFLEADGTDKNGSIYRNEGSKAAEEKFQLEEIIIEIEK from the coding sequence ATGAAGGACGTATATGAACACTTAAACGATATTGATATGAACGTCAGTCAATTTGAAGAAGGGGAAGTCAGTGAAGCGGAAAGAGAAAAAGTGAAGATGCAGTTGAAAGGGAAAATCAGAAAGCAAAAGCCCGTCAAGTGGAGGAAGATGGCTGCCGCAGCATCCATTTCCATCGGAATATCTGCAGCCTCTTTATTCGGATTATCTTACACTTCATTTGCCCAGGAAATTCCACTACTAGGCAACTTGTTTCAATTATTTAGTGGTGACGGACTTTATGGAAGTTACGTGGAAAATTCCGAATCCCTTGCGATTGCAAATGAGGATCACGGTATCAACGTGACGATGAATGAAGTCATATTCGACGGAAAAGCTTTATACATGACGTATACGATTGAGAGTGAAATGGATCTCGGGGAGTCTCCTAAATTGACTGGTGTACCCACTATTCTTGATTCACCTTCAATGATTTATTCAACTCGACATGAACTCTTAAAAAACGGAGAAAACCAGTATGTTGGCATGACGATTGCTGACCTATTAACTGAGGATCAAGTGGATCAAGTGGATAACGGTAAATTTGAATTTATGATTGAAAGCATTGTTCCAGATTCAGCAGTAGGAACCGAAGCAATAAAGGGCAATTGGGCGTTCAATTTTGAACTGAGTGCCACAGATAACATAGAGCAAATCGTAGATGTAAGTGCTGATAGTAATGGTGTTGATGTGACAGTCAAGAAAGTCGTCTATACCCCGATGTCATTTCTACTCCATTACGATGAGGAACTATCAAATGATGTAATGCAAAAGTGGGATTTTGTAAGAGTCGATATTATCGTAAAAGACGATTTGGGCAATGTGTATACGAACAAACATAATGGTGGATACAGCGACTCGTTCACACAACTTCACCATACCAATACATTCGAAAAGTTGAATCCTGAAGCGACAAAGCTGATTGTCACGCCAGTTGTACAGTTTTTGGAAGCAGATGGCACAGATAAAAACGGTAGTATCTATCGAAATGAGGGTAGCAAAGCAGCGGAAGAGAAGTTTCAGTTAGAGGAAATCATCATTGAAATTGAAAAATAG
- the rnhC gene encoding ribonuclease HIII encodes MGNQVILISNEEMKNVMNHYASSKITRNAPGVVFAAKTTDTAITAYKSGKVLFQGAGAEREAARWGPLTATKKPAASISKGDMLPANLAELSVIGSDETGTGDFFGPVTVAACYVRADQIELVRELGVKDSKQLTDDLMRTIAPDLQATLIHSVLTLGNVKYNEIQGQGNSQGKIKALLHNQALKHVLRKMNGEKPDYILIDQFAQRGVYYNYLKLEPEIIRENVLLSTKAEGLHLSVAAASIIARVAFLEEMDRLSALAGITLPKGAGPRVDEVAARILLKSGAGTLKSMTKWHFANTRKAQQIANKKRM; translated from the coding sequence ATGGGTAATCAAGTAATTCTTATTAGCAACGAAGAAATGAAGAATGTTATGAACCACTATGCCTCGTCAAAAATCACTCGTAATGCACCTGGGGTTGTATTTGCCGCGAAAACAACAGATACCGCGATCACTGCCTATAAATCTGGAAAAGTATTGTTTCAAGGCGCGGGTGCTGAACGAGAGGCAGCGCGATGGGGCCCCCTCACCGCAACAAAAAAACCAGCAGCATCGATTTCCAAAGGGGATATGTTGCCCGCCAATCTTGCTGAACTATCTGTAATCGGATCCGACGAAACAGGAACCGGGGACTTTTTCGGACCTGTCACTGTAGCAGCATGTTATGTTCGTGCGGACCAGATTGAACTCGTTCGTGAACTCGGCGTAAAGGACTCCAAACAATTGACGGATGATTTAATGCGAACAATCGCTCCTGATTTACAAGCGACACTTATTCATAGTGTTCTTACCTTAGGAAATGTGAAATACAATGAAATACAAGGGCAAGGAAATTCTCAAGGGAAAATTAAAGCGCTCCTTCATAATCAGGCACTGAAACATGTCCTTCGCAAAATGAATGGGGAAAAGCCTGATTATATTTTAATTGACCAATTTGCCCAACGCGGCGTTTATTATAATTATTTAAAATTAGAACCCGAAATCATTCGTGAAAATGTATTATTGTCGACAAAAGCAGAAGGCCTTCACTTATCAGTCGCGGCTGCATCAATCATTGCGCGTGTTGCGTTTTTAGAGGAAATGGACCGACTTAGTGCGCTTGCTGGCATTACCTTGCCAAAAGGTGCCGGACCACGAGTTGATGAAGTAGCCGCTCGTATTTTATTAAAAAGCGGCGCTGGAACTTTGAAAAGCATGACTAAATGGCATTTTGCGAACACAAGAAAGGCGCAGCAAATTGCAAATAAAAAAAGAATGTAA
- a CDS encoding DUF6241 domain-containing protein, whose amino-acid sequence MKKDSKDEKVIASEEEISKGNSVHSKKISGAQTELLITHSSPQTEILVVMHQMTHQKIQANEKWGATPMIQENIDIVYDIIEANDFPEKDTLLSIVTRWKDGNFNRVDKDHNAIWKLQGGTIGKAYGIMSEEEERWFVIKNFKEDVLTAWLEENK is encoded by the coding sequence TTGAAAAAAGATAGTAAAGATGAAAAAGTTATAGCGAGCGAGGAGGAGATTTCGAAAGGAAATTCGGTACATTCGAAAAAAATATCTGGCGCCCAAACGGAATTGCTTATTACCCATTCCTCTCCCCAAACAGAAATCTTGGTTGTTATGCATCAAATGACACACCAGAAAATCCAGGCCAATGAAAAATGGGGTGCTACGCCTATGATTCAAGAAAATATTGATATTGTTTACGATATTATTGAAGCCAACGATTTCCCGGAGAAAGATACCCTTCTATCGATTGTCACTAGATGGAAAGATGGAAACTTTAATCGGGTGGACAAAGATCACAATGCCATTTGGAAACTACAAGGCGGAACAATCGGCAAGGCTTACGGAATTATGTCAGAGGAAGAAGAACGATGGTTTGTCATTAAAAATTTTAAAGAAGACGTGCTAACTGCTTGGTTAGAAGAGAATAAATAA
- a CDS encoding DUF2277 domain-containing protein: MCRNIKTLYNFEPSATEDEIYAASLQYVRKISGFNKPSKANEDAFNHAVEEIATSTQQLLNSLITNAAPRNREVEAQRARARNEKRFGAK; this comes from the coding sequence ATGTGCCGAAACATTAAGACATTGTATAACTTTGAACCTTCCGCTACCGAAGATGAAATATATGCGGCATCTCTCCAATATGTGCGAAAGATCTCCGGTTTCAATAAACCATCGAAAGCAAACGAGGACGCTTTTAATCATGCTGTTGAGGAAATCGCTACATCTACGCAACAATTGCTCAACTCATTGATCACAAATGCCGCTCCGCGTAATCGAGAAGTTGAAGCCCAACGTGCTCGGGCTAGAAATGAAAAAAGATTTGGTGCAAAGTAA
- a CDS encoding TraX family protein, with the protein MTNTKLKIIALITMLIDHIGQFIPNTTDWFHWIGRIAIPIFIYALVIGYQHTSNRKNYIIRLYLFSFGMAVLNLIFNISFNETQMYITNNFFAPLFLIVMIIYLLEKKQSKYVFYLIIWQVLALFLSVLFVEVLSLDLTSETTINYQFFGSAFGSILFVEGGPLFVLLGLFLYLTRKKISCIVIVYCLFSLFCYIAYVKWGQRPDAPYIYLVQFARYQWIMIAALPFILLYNGKRGAGLKHFFYIFYPGHILILYLIGIYLK; encoded by the coding sequence ATGACAAATACAAAACTTAAAATTATTGCATTAATAACAATGCTCATTGATCATATTGGTCAATTTATTCCTAATACGACTGATTGGTTTCATTGGATAGGCAGAATAGCAATTCCCATTTTTATTTATGCTTTAGTTATAGGCTATCAACATACTTCAAACAGAAAAAATTACATCATTCGTTTGTACCTTTTTAGTTTTGGAATGGCAGTATTAAATCTTATTTTCAACATTAGTTTTAACGAAACCCAAATGTATATAACAAACAATTTTTTTGCACCACTTTTTTTAATTGTGATGATAATTTATCTGTTAGAAAAAAAGCAAAGCAAATATGTATTTTATCTTATCATTTGGCAAGTATTAGCTTTGTTTCTGAGTGTGTTATTTGTAGAAGTATTAAGTTTAGACTTGACTAGTGAGACTACAATCAATTATCAGTTTTTTGGATCTGCATTCGGTAGCATTCTCTTCGTAGAAGGTGGTCCACTATTTGTACTTCTTGGCTTATTTCTTTATCTAACCAGAAAAAAAATAAGCTGCATTGTTATCGTCTATTGCTTGTTTTCCTTGTTTTGTTATATAGCTTACGTTAAATGGGGTCAGAGACCAGATGCCCCTTATATTTATTTAGTTCAATTTGCAAGATATCAATGGATTATGATTGCTGCATTACCGTTTATCCTGCTTTATAACGGAAAAAGGGGAGCCGGTTTAAAACACTTTTTTTATATTTTTTATCCAGGACACATCTTAATCTTATATTTGATTGGAATCTATTTAAAGTAA
- a CDS encoding CPBP family intramembrane glutamic endopeptidase: MGSSRKRLVPLIIFAILALSPLSGLAIIFAIFYIVNERRKFKTGDSVFTFHWDNTKEDIRKYWWLVLLPLASVFGQIVFAHYAMPTFNEHVMDRVAPMLHLGSLFILIPQLFILALGEELAFRGFAQEKLSNIINPKIAIILVSFLFAVGHLSIGPVGVVMYDVSFVFVDSILYGVLFLKTKNIYLTTIAHFLANLVGIYIFVLL, from the coding sequence ATGGGGAGTAGCCGAAAAAGATTAGTACCACTCATTATTTTTGCAATCCTAGCATTATCACCTTTAAGCGGGTTGGCGATTATTTTTGCAATTTTTTATATCGTAAATGAGCGTCGAAAGTTTAAAACTGGTGATTCAGTTTTTACATTCCATTGGGATAACACGAAGGAAGATATTCGGAAGTATTGGTGGCTAGTTTTGCTACCGTTAGCATCAGTTTTCGGTCAAATAGTGTTTGCTCATTATGCAATGCCAACCTTTAATGAACACGTGATGGATCGAGTTGCGCCGATGTTGCACTTGGGTTCGTTATTCATACTGATTCCGCAGCTTTTCATTCTCGCCTTAGGGGAAGAACTGGCATTTCGTGGTTTCGCACAAGAAAAACTATCGAATATAATAAATCCGAAAATCGCTATTATTTTAGTTTCCTTTCTATTCGCAGTTGGTCATCTATCCATTGGTCCGGTGGGAGTAGTTATGTATGATGTTAGTTTTGTTTTTGTGGATAGTATCCTATATGGCGTATTATTTTTGAAAACGAAAAATATTTATTTAACAACTATTGCGCATTTCCTTGCAAATCTCGTGGGAATTTATATTTTTGTTTTACTGTAA
- a CDS encoding VOC family protein has protein sequence MIFEITNQVRVTDIQEGQRWYETLLNKKPDFIPHDGFVEWEILTGCWLQVAEGMPSEGSGPLRLGVTNIVAERDRLVKELGIENFEIFSREEVTVKWGSFTDPWGNQLGFFEYLDKKEENERIKMILGI, from the coding sequence ATGATTTTTGAAATAACTAATCAAGTCCGTGTTACTGATATTCAAGAAGGACAGAGGTGGTATGAAACTTTACTAAACAAAAAGCCTGATTTTATACCACACGATGGATTCGTCGAATGGGAGATTCTAACTGGTTGTTGGTTGCAAGTTGCTGAAGGAATGCCTTCTGAGGGTAGTGGACCTTTACGTTTAGGGGTTACTAATATAGTTGCAGAAAGAGATAGACTTGTAAAAGAGTTAGGAATTGAGAACTTTGAGATATTTTCACGTGAAGAAGTCACTGTAAAATGGGGTTCTTTCACTGACCCTTGGGGGAATCAACTGGGTTTCTTTGAGTATTTGGATAAGAAAGAAGAAAATGAGCGTATTAAAATGATTTTGGGAATTTGA
- a CDS encoding RNA polymerase sigma factor codes for MEQEELTKWFDEYGESILSYILLMVRDYQQAEDLTQETFIKAYRHQQQFEQKSSVKTWLFSIAHNVTKDYFRKKHPLQYYLGLTMEEKDYKPIPEQIIAMNFQIEQLYRAIQQLKPSYRHVIILRKLKEFSTAETALVLNWSESKVKMTLKRALVELKNELIKRGITNELLG; via the coding sequence TTGGAGCAAGAGGAATTAACTAAATGGTTTGATGAGTATGGTGAATCGATTCTAAGCTACATACTTTTAATGGTGCGAGACTATCAACAAGCAGAAGATTTAACACAGGAAACTTTTATAAAAGCATATAGACATCAACAGCAATTTGAACAGAAATCATCCGTGAAAACATGGTTATTTTCTATCGCACATAATGTGACAAAGGACTATTTTCGAAAAAAACACCCGTTACAATATTATTTGGGTTTAACAATGGAAGAGAAAGACTACAAGCCAATACCTGAACAAATCATAGCTATGAATTTTCAAATTGAACAATTATATAGAGCCATTCAACAATTAAAACCTTCTTATAGGCATGTCATCATTTTGCGGAAGCTAAAAGAATTTTCAACAGCAGAAACAGCCCTCGTTTTAAACTGGTCAGAAAGTAAAGTGAAAATGACTTTAAAAAGAGCGTTAGTTGAACTGAAAAATGAATTGATTAAAAGGGGGATTACCAATGAACTTCTCGGATGA
- a CDS encoding DUF4083 family protein produces the protein MQVLLGISFVCFLALMFSFLLSNQQKKIQSNKRIEKKLDKLITLLDKENSNK, from the coding sequence ATGCAAGTGTTGTTAGGTATCTCATTCGTTTGTTTTCTTGCGTTGATGTTTAGTTTTCTACTGAGCAATCAACAGAAAAAAATTCAAAGCAATAAGAGAATAGAAAAGAAATTAGATAAGTTAATCACTTTGCTAGATAAAGAAAACAGTAACAAGTGA